From a single Gracilimonas sp. genomic region:
- the hutI gene encoding imidazolonepropionase, with the protein MPDLLIQNISQIATPKPGVLRGSELRSLNVIQNGAIYISDGVIKSVGSLSEVLEQVEGHPTILDAEGKAAVPGFVDSHSHLVFGGNRADEFAMRSAGMSYEEIAEQGGGIVSTVEATQLATKEELKNVARIHLQKALKQGITTMEIKSGYGLNLDNERKMLEVINELKEEQPVELKATFLGAHAVPKNSTKEEYVEEVLNMIPEIAELADYCDVFCEDGYFTTEESRSILDKGMEHGLKPKIHTNQFNDIGGVEMALDLDAVSVDHLEVLSDEDVDRIAGSDTVATILPGVSYFLNIPYSPARKLIDRGALVALATDFNPGSSMTISMQLLMSMACTKMGMSVEEALSCATQNGAKALERKKLGCIAPGFQADILLLDTDNYKDLAYFFGENHVHTVIKKGEKVWESKG; encoded by the coding sequence ATGCCTGATTTATTAATCCAAAACATATCACAAATAGCCACGCCGAAACCGGGCGTGCTTCGTGGCTCAGAGCTTCGGAGTCTGAATGTTATTCAAAACGGAGCGATCTATATTTCGGATGGAGTTATTAAGTCCGTGGGATCTTTGTCAGAAGTGCTGGAGCAGGTAGAAGGGCATCCCACTATTTTAGATGCGGAAGGCAAAGCAGCCGTGCCGGGCTTTGTGGACTCCCATTCCCATTTGGTGTTTGGGGGAAATAGGGCCGATGAATTTGCCATGCGTTCGGCGGGTATGAGTTACGAAGAAATTGCCGAACAAGGCGGTGGCATTGTATCGACGGTAGAGGCCACCCAACTGGCAACCAAAGAAGAGTTAAAGAATGTTGCCCGCATTCATTTACAGAAAGCGTTGAAGCAAGGCATCACCACCATGGAAATTAAGAGTGGTTACGGGCTGAACCTCGATAACGAGCGGAAGATGCTGGAAGTAATCAACGAGCTGAAGGAAGAACAGCCTGTTGAACTGAAGGCCACCTTTTTGGGAGCTCATGCGGTTCCCAAAAATTCTACCAAAGAAGAGTATGTGGAAGAGGTGCTGAATATGATACCGGAAATTGCCGAACTGGCCGATTACTGCGATGTGTTTTGTGAAGACGGATATTTCACAACTGAGGAGTCAAGAAGCATACTTGACAAAGGAATGGAGCATGGACTCAAACCCAAGATTCACACCAATCAGTTCAATGATATCGGCGGGGTTGAAATGGCACTGGACTTAGATGCTGTCTCGGTAGATCACCTGGAAGTGCTGTCTGACGAAGATGTAGATCGCATCGCCGGGTCCGATACGGTAGCCACCATTCTGCCCGGAGTTTCCTACTTCCTCAACATCCCCTATTCCCCGGCGCGTAAGCTAATTGACAGGGGGGCGCTGGTAGCGCTGGCTACGGATTTCAACCCCGGTTCATCTATGACTATCTCCATGCAGCTGTTGATGAGCATGGCTTGTACGAAAATGGGGATGTCAGTAGAGGAAGCGCTAAGTTGCGCCACCCAAAACGGGGCCAAAGCCCTGGAAAGGAAGAAACTGGGCTGTATTGCTCCCGGTTTCCAGGCCGATATCCTGTTGCTCGATACGGATAATTACAAAGACCTGGCTTATTTCTTTGGGGAAAATCACGTGCATACGGTCATCAAAAAAGGAGAGAAAGTATGGGAATCGAAAGGCTGA
- the hutU gene encoding urocanate hydratase, with the protein MGRTIKAPTGTDLNCKSWLTEAPFRMIQNNLDPEVAEKPEELVVYGGIGRAARNWESFDKILDSLKSMSDEETLLVQSGKPVGIFQTHKDAPRVLIANSNLVPKWANWDHFNELDKKGLMMYGQMTAGSWIYIGSQGIVQGTYETFVAMGKKHFDGDLSGKWVLTGGLGGMGGAQPLAAKMAGASMLAVECREDRIDMRIRTGYVDQKATSLNEALEIIEQSVQDKKPVTVGLHGNAADIYPKLLDRKIMPDAVTDQTSAHDPLNGYLPLGMTVAEWESKQKSNPKEVEQRAKESISVQVQAMLGFQQQGIPVFDYGNNIRQEAYDQGVEDAFNIPGFVPEYIRPLFCKGIGPFRWAALSGDPEDIYKTDQKVKELIPDDPHLHNWLDMAREQIHFQGLPSRICWVGLGQRHKLGLAFNEMVKNGELKAPVVIGRDHLDSGSVASPNRETEGMKDGSDAVSDWPLLNALLNTSSGATWVSFHHGGGVGMGFSQHAGLVIVADGTDDAAARLNRVLWNDPASGVMRHADAGYEIAIDCAKEYQLKLPFLE; encoded by the coding sequence ATGGGAAGAACTATTAAAGCACCAACGGGAACCGATCTGAATTGCAAAAGCTGGCTGACGGAAGCTCCTTTCCGAATGATCCAGAATAACCTTGACCCGGAGGTTGCCGAAAAACCGGAAGAACTGGTGGTTTATGGCGGTATTGGTCGTGCTGCCCGCAATTGGGAGAGCTTCGATAAAATCCTGGATTCGCTGAAATCCATGAGCGACGAAGAAACCCTGCTTGTTCAATCCGGTAAGCCGGTCGGAATTTTTCAAACCCATAAGGATGCCCCGCGTGTTTTAATCGCCAACTCCAACCTCGTTCCAAAATGGGCCAACTGGGACCACTTCAACGAACTCGACAAAAAAGGCCTGATGATGTACGGACAGATGACGGCAGGCTCATGGATTTATATCGGAAGCCAAGGCATCGTACAGGGAACCTATGAAACCTTTGTAGCTATGGGGAAAAAGCATTTTGACGGGGATTTATCCGGCAAGTGGGTTCTTACAGGCGGTCTCGGTGGCATGGGTGGCGCTCAGCCGCTGGCAGCCAAAATGGCCGGCGCAAGCATGCTGGCTGTGGAATGCCGGGAAGACCGGATTGATATGCGCATCCGAACAGGGTATGTAGATCAGAAAGCTACTTCTTTGAACGAGGCTCTGGAGATTATTGAACAGTCTGTTCAGGACAAAAAGCCGGTTACCGTTGGTCTTCATGGAAACGCAGCAGATATTTATCCCAAACTGCTAGACAGAAAAATTATGCCGGATGCGGTGACCGATCAAACCAGCGCCCACGATCCACTGAACGGGTATCTTCCGCTTGGTATGACGGTCGCCGAATGGGAAAGCAAACAGAAATCCAATCCCAAAGAAGTAGAGCAACGGGCCAAAGAATCTATTTCAGTACAGGTTCAGGCCATGTTGGGCTTTCAGCAGCAGGGTATTCCCGTTTTTGATTATGGCAATAACATCCGGCAGGAAGCTTATGATCAGGGTGTGGAAGATGCATTTAATATTCCGGGATTTGTGCCTGAGTATATTCGTCCATTGTTTTGTAAGGGAATTGGTCCTTTCCGGTGGGCGGCTCTGTCCGGTGATCCCGAGGATATCTATAAAACCGACCAAAAAGTAAAAGAACTCATTCCTGATGATCCTCACCTTCACAACTGGCTGGATATGGCCAGAGAACAAATTCACTTCCAGGGATTGCCCTCCCGTATTTGTTGGGTGGGACTAGGTCAGCGTCATAAACTGGGACTAGCCTTCAACGAAATGGTGAAAAACGGGGAACTGAAAGCCCCGGTCGTTATTGGCAGGGATCATCTGGATTCCGGTTCCGTTGCAAGTCCAAACCGGGAAACCGAAGGCATGAAAGACGGTTCAGATGCCGTATCCGACTGGCCGTTGCTGAACGCTTTGTTGAATACCTCATCCGGAGCCACCTGGGTTTCCTTCCATCATGGCGGGGGCGTGGGAATGGGTTTCTCTCAGCACGCCGGACTGGTCATTGTTGCCGATGGTACCGATGATGCCGCGGCACGACTAAACCGCGTGTTATGGAATGACCCGGCCAGTGGCGTTATGCGTCATGCCGATGCCGGTTATGAAATTGCCATCGATTGCGCCAAAGAATATCAATTGAAATTGCCGTTTTTGGAATAA
- a CDS encoding thioredoxin fold domain-containing protein, with product MINKIISVFLISITAISMAQAQNRPDMFDWKPLSEAMELAEQNDKKVLVYANAVWCTYCKKMEKEVFTQEAVQQKTKEHFYSVWMDIESDEKLTFRDQEMTQIQFSRAMRITGTPTFIFFDSEGEIIAGQPGFIPEKMYLQILEFVGSDAYLDQSFGEFAGIEAEN from the coding sequence ATGATCAATAAGATTATTTCTGTATTTCTGATTTCTATCACTGCTATTTCCATGGCGCAGGCTCAAAACCGGCCGGATATGTTTGACTGGAAGCCACTTTCAGAAGCGATGGAGCTGGCTGAGCAAAACGATAAAAAAGTGCTGGTGTATGCCAATGCCGTGTGGTGCACGTATTGCAAGAAGATGGAGAAGGAAGTGTTTACGCAGGAAGCGGTGCAACAAAAAACCAAAGAGCATTTCTATTCCGTGTGGATGGACATTGAATCGGATGAGAAACTGACTTTTCGCGATCAGGAAATGACCCAGATTCAATTCAGCCGGGCCATGCGAATCACCGGAACCCCCACCTTCATTTTCTTTGATTCAGAAGGAGAGATTATAGCCGGTCAGCCCGGATTTATCCCGGAAAAAATGTATCTGCAAATCCTCGAATTTGTGGGAAGCGATGCCTACCTCGATCAGAGCTTCGGGGAGTTTGCGGGGATAGAGGCGGAGAATTAG
- a CDS encoding PLP-dependent aspartate aminotransferase family protein, translated as MKKHIETIAIHGSMKEQVGENEPIVPGIEMSTIYEHRKSGRKDDDWKYTRHSNPNRVQLENVIRDLEGGDHCAAFSSGIAAISSVFQTIASGAHVLVPEDVYFGTRKLIWEFAERWNLEVDFIDMTDLNTVSSSLKENTKLVWMETPSNPRLLITDVVEVSKIAQKHGAIAAIDNTWPTPFNMRPLELGADVVIHSTTKYLGGHSDILGGAVITKGNEELFELIRKVQVVQGAVPSPQDCWLLSRSIRSFPYRMRAHNENGRKVADFLNDHPKVEKVFYPGLSSHPGHDIAKAQMDDFGGMISFLIDGTAEDAIKVVAGAKMIKAATSLGGIESIWEHRKSSEGEESPTPDNLIRLSVGLEHPDDIISDLELALS; from the coding sequence ATGAAAAAACACATTGAGACGATAGCCATCCATGGCAGCATGAAGGAACAGGTTGGAGAGAATGAGCCCATTGTTCCGGGAATAGAAATGTCCACCATTTACGAGCACCGGAAGTCGGGCAGGAAGGATGACGACTGGAAATACACCCGACATTCAAACCCCAACCGTGTACAGCTGGAAAATGTGATAAGAGATCTGGAAGGCGGAGATCATTGCGCGGCATTTTCATCAGGGATTGCGGCTATCTCCTCGGTATTTCAAACTATAGCATCCGGGGCACACGTGCTGGTTCCCGAGGATGTGTATTTTGGTACCCGAAAGCTGATCTGGGAGTTTGCCGAACGCTGGAACCTGGAGGTTGATTTCATTGACATGACGGATTTGAATACCGTTTCATCATCCCTGAAAGAGAACACCAAACTGGTTTGGATGGAAACCCCTTCAAACCCACGACTCCTCATTACCGATGTGGTGGAAGTAAGTAAAATCGCCCAAAAACACGGAGCCATAGCAGCCATCGATAACACCTGGCCCACACCATTCAATATGCGCCCACTGGAGCTTGGGGCCGATGTGGTGATTCATTCTACAACGAAATACCTTGGCGGTCACAGTGATATTTTAGGCGGTGCCGTTATCACCAAAGGGAATGAAGAGTTGTTTGAGCTAATCAGAAAAGTTCAGGTGGTGCAGGGCGCCGTTCCCTCTCCGCAGGATTGCTGGCTGCTGAGCCGGAGTATCCGTTCGTTTCCGTATCGAATGCGTGCTCATAACGAGAATGGCCGAAAAGTAGCTGATTTTCTGAATGATCACCCAAAAGTTGAAAAGGTATTCTATCCCGGTTTATCCTCTCACCCCGGACACGACATAGCCAAAGCGCAGATGGATGACTTTGGAGGGATGATCTCATTTCTGATCGACGGAACGGCTGAAGATGCCATAAAGGTTGTTGCCGGAGCAAAAATGATCAAAGCCGCTACCAGTCTCGGAGGCATTGAAAGCATCTGGGAACACCGTAAAAGCAGTGAAGGGGAAGAGTCGCCAACCCCGGATAACCTGATTCGTCTGAGCGTGGGGCTGGAACATCCCGATGATATTATTTCAGATCTGGAATTAGCCTTATCTTAA
- a CDS encoding histidine kinase dimerization/phosphoacceptor domain -containing protein — MAKLWENYKLRVRENCMGSLTRSDGLEYWRNKLFTTIIIYLFPLGIIVLLPSALVVFALDILSLTVAYIFFGLSITVISLYSGLQINYRKYLFLTLIYSVAAILIFFMGELGAGLTYLFGATVFSLLILPTRAGVLTIFVNILICVIQALLIHNRLVDYPLRESYEVASWIAISANSILLSIVAVVFMPMLFSGLQETIESQKELKLNLLSYQGELENSLGEKNTLLAEIHHRVKNNLAVISGMLQMQSFKETDERIQKKLMDSTLRIKSMANIHEQLYQSNSFSNMDFDAGLKNLVHAILDTMDDHSKIETEFNLEPINLNINQAVPCCLIVNEVLTNSIKHAFSDMQKGLISVQLQKNDQQITLQITDNGVGFPDDDQPETKDSLGMVLIQTLADQLEADYEYKSRETEPGVLFRLSFRLSDVNESHLS; from the coding sequence ATGGCTAAGCTTTGGGAAAATTATAAACTTAGGGTTCGCGAGAACTGTATGGGCAGTTTGACCCGTTCTGATGGATTGGAATATTGGAGAAACAAGCTCTTTACCACCATCATTATATACCTCTTCCCCCTTGGAATCATTGTTTTACTTCCCTCTGCATTAGTTGTGTTTGCGCTCGACATTCTTTCATTAACCGTCGCTTATATCTTTTTTGGGCTGTCTATTACAGTCATTTCTCTCTATAGCGGGTTGCAGATCAATTATCGCAAATATCTTTTCCTTACCCTTATTTATTCGGTAGCTGCCATCCTTATTTTCTTTATGGGTGAACTCGGGGCAGGTCTTACTTATTTATTTGGAGCCACGGTTTTTTCCCTGCTGATTCTGCCTACCCGCGCCGGGGTGCTTACCATTTTCGTCAATATCCTCATTTGTGTGATACAGGCATTATTAATTCACAACCGCCTTGTTGATTACCCATTGCGCGAAAGCTACGAGGTAGCTTCATGGATTGCCATTTCGGCTAATTCTATTCTCTTGAGTATAGTCGCCGTGGTATTTATGCCCATGCTGTTTAGCGGACTTCAGGAAACTATTGAATCCCAGAAAGAACTCAAGCTAAACCTGTTGAGCTATCAGGGGGAACTGGAGAATTCGCTGGGCGAGAAAAACACCCTTCTTGCTGAAATCCACCATCGGGTAAAAAACAACCTGGCAGTAATATCGGGAATGCTTCAGATGCAGTCGTTCAAAGAAACGGATGAACGTATTCAGAAAAAGCTGATGGACAGTACTCTTCGCATTAAATCGATGGCCAATATTCACGAGCAGCTTTACCAATCCAACAGCTTTTCGAATATGGATTTTGATGCCGGTTTAAAAAACCTGGTTCATGCCATTCTCGATACCATGGATGATCATTCTAAAATTGAGACTGAATTCAACCTTGAGCCCATCAACCTGAACATTAACCAAGCGGTGCCCTGCTGCTTGATTGTAAATGAAGTGCTGACCAATTCCATTAAGCACGCATTTTCGGATATGCAGAAAGGACTGATTTCCGTTCAGCTTCAAAAGAATGATCAGCAGATCACCCTGCAGATAACAGACAACGGGGTTGGCTTTCCTGATGATGATCAGCCGGAAACAAAGGATTCACTCGGCATGGTACTGATTCAAACGCTGGCAGATCAGCTGGAAGCAGACTATGAATATAAATCCCGGGAAACAGAACCCGGCGTACTCTTTCGGTTGTCATTCAGACTCTCGGATGTAAACGAAAGTCACCTTTCCTGA
- a CDS encoding M48 family metallopeptidase, producing the protein MNIYAIIILATIAIDFILDITSNYLNLKSLSKELPEEFEGVYDEDTYAKSQEYTKVRTKFGFLTGGFDLALVLGFWFSGGFNWLDQIVRAWGFGELVTGLIYIGILLLAKTILNLPFSIYSTFVIEERFGFNKTTPKTFVLDMVKGLGLGLLIGMPLLAGILWFFMYAGDLAWLYAWGAVTAFTLIMQYVAPTWIMPLFNKFTPLEEGELRTAIEEYTEKVNFPLQGLFVIDGSRRSSKSNAFFTGFGKNKRVGLYDTLVENHTVQELVAVLAHEIGHYKKKHIIKGMITSVAQTGVLFYLLSVFLNAGGLFDAFYMEQMSVYAGLIFFGMLYAPIDMILSVFMQMISRRHEFEADAFAAETTGEPEDMISTLKQLSKDNLSNLTPHSFYVFLNYSHPPVLERIRAIRNGNQER; encoded by the coding sequence GTGAATATTTACGCCATCATTATTCTGGCAACCATTGCCATCGATTTTATTCTTGATATCACCTCCAACTACCTGAACCTGAAATCTCTATCAAAAGAACTTCCTGAAGAATTTGAAGGAGTATATGATGAAGATACCTACGCCAAATCTCAGGAATACACCAAAGTAAGAACCAAGTTTGGCTTTCTGACCGGCGGATTTGACCTGGCGCTGGTGTTGGGATTCTGGTTCTCGGGCGGATTCAACTGGCTGGATCAGATTGTTCGGGCCTGGGGGTTTGGAGAGCTGGTAACGGGTTTGATCTATATAGGGATTTTACTGCTGGCTAAAACCATTCTGAACCTTCCATTCAGTATTTATTCTACTTTTGTGATTGAAGAGCGATTCGGCTTCAACAAAACCACCCCGAAAACTTTTGTGTTGGATATGGTGAAAGGACTGGGGCTTGGATTATTAATCGGGATGCCTCTGCTTGCCGGAATTCTCTGGTTCTTTATGTATGCCGGAGATTTGGCCTGGCTGTATGCCTGGGGGGCGGTCACTGCCTTTACGTTGATTATGCAATATGTGGCCCCGACCTGGATCATGCCGCTGTTCAATAAATTCACCCCACTTGAAGAAGGGGAACTTAGAACCGCTATTGAAGAATATACTGAGAAGGTGAATTTCCCTCTGCAGGGTTTGTTTGTGATTGACGGCTCCCGGCGATCCAGTAAATCGAATGCCTTTTTTACCGGCTTCGGGAAGAATAAAAGAGTAGGACTTTATGATACGCTGGTCGAGAATCACACCGTACAAGAATTAGTGGCGGTCTTGGCTCATGAAATCGGTCATTACAAGAAAAAGCACATCATAAAAGGGATGATAACCAGCGTAGCGCAAACAGGAGTGTTGTTCTACTTGCTATCGGTATTTCTGAACGCCGGGGGATTATTCGATGCGTTTTATATGGAACAGATGTCGGTTTATGCCGGTCTCATCTTTTTTGGAATGCTGTATGCTCCCATCGATATGATTTTGTCTGTATTCATGCAAATGATTTCCCGCCGGCACGAATTTGAAGCTGATGCTTTTGCAGCAGAAACAACCGGTGAACCTGAAGATATGATTTCAACGCTTAAGCAACTTTCAAAGGATAACCTGAGTAACTTAACCCCTCACTCGTTCTATGTATTTCTGAATTATTCTCATCCGCCGGTACTGGAGCGTATCCGGGCAATCAGAAATGGTAATCAGGAAAGGTGA
- a CDS encoding MgtC/SapB family protein: MDLLAQSYILMDVSIALILGGVLGLEREWKQKPAGLRTNMIIAGSAALLVSLGRVVVQDFGTLAATESFGVDPIRMLHAVIVGVSFIGAGTILKSTSKTMVRYLTTSATILMAAGIGISIALKQYMLGAGATVILVTVNFLFTRLNKWVYKISDYESPYSK, from the coding sequence ATGGATTTATTAGCGCAATCGTACATATTGATGGATGTAAGCATCGCTTTGATCTTGGGCGGTGTTTTAGGGCTGGAGCGAGAATGGAAGCAAAAGCCGGCAGGATTAAGAACGAACATGATTATAGCGGGATCAGCGGCGTTGCTGGTTTCTTTGGGAAGGGTCGTGGTTCAGGATTTTGGCACGCTGGCCGCTACCGAAAGCTTTGGCGTTGATCCCATTCGTATGCTTCACGCGGTGATTGTGGGCGTTAGTTTTATAGGAGCCGGCACCATCCTGAAAAGCACCTCAAAAACCATGGTGCGGTACCTGACTACCTCCGCAACTATTTTGATGGCAGCAGGTATTGGAATCAGTATTGCCTTAAAACAATATATGCTGGGAGCAGGGGCTACTGTTATTCTGGTGACGGTTAACTTCCTGTTCACCCGACTGAACAAATGGGTGTATAAAATTTCAGATTATGAGAGCCCGTATTCGAAGTAG
- a CDS encoding VOC family protein — MKHQKGIHHITALAGDAQRNAEFYTQVLGMRLVKKSVNQDDPGTYHLFYGNQSANPGSSLTFFPWPNAVQGKPGTGEVVNVALQVPEGTQGYWESRLTDHDVDYTVEDVFGRTALRFSDPDGMELDLVFEGQAKEKVENVDYIVPFDKTIQGFWGARMYLTEREHTEKLLNELFEFEQVANKDNLYLYQTDAEIGHSVIIEVADAPIHGQNGRGIVHHIAFRTENKEELDQLREQVSKRGLHPTQIIDRHWFNSVYYRIPAGVLFEMASDDPGYTVDEEFEHLGEHLILPPWLENKRDRIEEILPEIKVTSKATS; from the coding sequence ATGAAACATCAGAAAGGAATACATCACATTACAGCATTGGCCGGAGATGCTCAGCGCAATGCCGAATTTTACACGCAGGTTTTGGGCATGCGGCTGGTGAAGAAATCGGTGAATCAGGATGACCCTGGTACCTATCATTTGTTTTATGGAAATCAGTCTGCCAATCCGGGTTCAAGTTTAACCTTCTTCCCATGGCCGAATGCTGTTCAGGGCAAACCCGGAACTGGTGAAGTTGTGAATGTGGCACTTCAGGTTCCTGAAGGAACACAAGGTTACTGGGAATCTCGCCTCACTGATCACGATGTTGATTATACAGTGGAAGATGTTTTCGGAAGAACCGCACTTCGTTTCAGCGATCCCGACGGCATGGAACTGGATCTGGTGTTTGAAGGGCAGGCAAAAGAAAAAGTGGAGAATGTGGATTACATCGTTCCCTTCGACAAAACCATTCAGGGATTCTGGGGAGCGCGCATGTACCTGACCGAGCGTGAGCACACCGAGAAGCTACTTAACGAGTTATTCGAGTTCGAGCAAGTGGCGAATAAAGACAACCTATACTTATATCAAACCGATGCTGAAATTGGGCATTCGGTGATTATCGAAGTCGCTGATGCTCCCATTCACGGACAGAATGGTCGGGGTATAGTGCATCACATCGCTTTCCGGACTGAGAATAAGGAAGAACTGGACCAACTTCGCGAACAAGTAAGTAAGCGCGGACTTCACCCAACTCAAATTATCGACCGCCACTGGTTTAACTCTGTGTACTACAGGATACCTGCCGGCGTGCTTTTTGAGATGGCTTCTGATGACCCCGGTTACACCGTAGATGAAGAATTTGAACACCTGGGAGAACACCTGATTCTTCCCCCATGGTTAGAAAACAAACGGGACCGGATTGAAGAAATCCTGCCGGAGATTAAGGTAACCTCAAAGGCAACATCCTAG
- a CDS encoding dienelactone hydrolase family protein, with amino-acid sequence MSLFRVTDNTNFEGPHQNTPVAKAGVPASEADYAMIMIHGRGASAPSILDLSSAFETDKKITYRAPQANGHTWYPYSFMAPTERNEPGLSSGLQKIHDIIEELESDGISKDRIFLLGFSQGACLASEFIARHPAKYAGLIALSGGVIGESVDFDQYTGDLQKTPAFLGCSDVDPHIPKERVNETEELLKQLGADVTKKLYTGMGHLVNEDEIKHINALLNSK; translated from the coding sequence ATGAGTTTATTCCGTGTAACAGACAACACAAATTTCGAAGGTCCCCATCAAAACACACCAGTAGCTAAAGCCGGAGTACCTGCTTCAGAGGCCGATTACGCCATGATTATGATTCACGGTCGCGGAGCCAGCGCTCCCAGCATACTCGACCTGAGTTCCGCATTCGAAACCGATAAAAAAATCACCTATCGGGCACCTCAGGCAAATGGACACACCTGGTATCCCTATTCTTTTATGGCCCCAACCGAAAGGAACGAGCCCGGCCTGTCTTCCGGTCTTCAGAAAATTCATGACATCATTGAGGAACTCGAGTCGGATGGCATCTCAAAAGACCGAATCTTTCTTCTGGGGTTTTCTCAGGGAGCGTGTCTTGCTTCTGAGTTTATAGCGCGTCACCCTGCAAAGTATGCCGGCTTGATTGCATTGAGTGGAGGTGTGATCGGCGAATCTGTGGATTTTGACCAATACACCGGCGACCTTCAAAAAACTCCGGCTTTTTTAGGCTGCAGTGATGTTGATCCACATATCCCCAAAGAACGCGTTAATGAAACCGAAGAACTTCTGAAGCAGTTGGGCGCAGATGTCACCAAAAAACTATACACGGGCATGGGACACCTTGTGAATGAAGATGAGATCAAGCATATTAATGCCTTATTAAATTCAAAATGA
- a CDS encoding cation:proton antiporter family protein — translation MEILWLAAAYVLGMAVSRLKLPPLVGFLGAGIILSLLGFETTDTLHEIGHLGVLFLLFTVGLHLRLKSILRPEVLGAGGIHLALTAGVFGLIASFFGYELVEAVIIGILLGFSSTVLAAKSLEDRGELGAFHARVSIGILILQDIVAIALLALTGGGVPSIWGLALLALPLFRPLLIKALIASGHDELQLLFALILAIGGGALFEVLGLSSELGALVAGALLSGHKLADELTHKLWGLKEAFLVGFFLEVGLAGLPGYNELIFCVVILALLPIKSILYFFLLVGFKLRSRNSFLVTTTLTSYSEFTLIAGIVAVSGGFIPETVVTSFALLVAVSYAINAPLSANVNALWSRFELSLLKYERDVKHPGQQVVSLGSANYLVVGMGQAGSSAYEYMKYYGHKVIGMDADPAKLEENIQSKRRVVYGDARDPELWENINLENIKAIMLAIPNPGTKVEATKLLRQYGYNGDVVALTMRSDEHKALREAGATAVCLPMSQAGKKLAELSLEEGPSESTSLNLTFDR, via the coding sequence ATGGAAATTCTTTGGCTGGCAGCAGCCTATGTTCTGGGGATGGCTGTATCGCGACTTAAGTTGCCGCCACTGGTCGGTTTTCTCGGTGCCGGTATTATTCTCTCTCTTTTGGGATTTGAAACCACCGACACCCTTCACGAGATCGGGCATCTCGGGGTTTTATTTCTACTGTTTACGGTAGGTCTTCACCTGCGCCTTAAAAGTATTCTGCGACCGGAAGTTTTGGGCGCGGGTGGTATCCATCTCGCCTTAACTGCCGGAGTATTCGGACTGATTGCCTCCTTTTTCGGATACGAGCTTGTTGAAGCTGTCATAATTGGTATCCTTCTGGGCTTTTCAAGTACGGTGCTGGCCGCCAAATCCCTGGAAGACCGCGGCGAACTCGGCGCTTTCCACGCCCGTGTCTCTATCGGTATTTTGATTTTGCAGGATATTGTTGCCATCGCTTTGCTGGCTTTAACCGGTGGCGGCGTGCCTTCCATATGGGGCTTGGCTTTACTGGCTCTGCCCCTTTTCCGCCCGCTGTTAATTAAAGCCCTAATTGCTAGCGGACATGATGAACTTCAGCTTTTATTCGCCTTAATTTTAGCTATCGGCGGCGGAGCTCTTTTTGAAGTATTGGGACTATCATCCGAACTGGGTGCTTTAGTAGCAGGTGCTCTGCTTTCCGGCCATAAACTTGCTGATGAACTCACCCACAAACTTTGGGGACTCAAAGAGGCCTTTCTGGTTGGATTCTTTCTGGAAGTGGGCCTTGCAGGATTACCGGGTTACAACGAACTGATATTCTGCGTGGTCATTTTAGCCTTACTCCCCATCAAATCCATACTCTACTTCTTTTTGCTGGTGGGATTCAAACTGCGATCCAGAAACTCCTTTCTGGTTACTACCACGCTCACTTCTTACAGTGAATTTACCCTCATTGCCGGAATTGTAGCCGTTTCAGGTGGCTTCATCCCGGAAACCGTTGTTACCAGTTTCGCCTTGCTTGTGGCAGTATCTTATGCCATCAACGCTCCGCTTTCTGCAAATGTAAATGCCCTTTGGAGTCGGTTTGAGCTTTCCCTGCTCAAGTACGAACGGGATGTCAAACATCCGGGTCAGCAGGTGGTCTCGCTTGGCAGTGCAAATTACCTGGTGGTTGGAATGGGGCAGGCCGGTTCATCCGCTTATGAGTACATGAAATATTACGGCCACAAAGTAATTGGTATGGATGCAGATCCGGCCAAGCTGGAAGAAAATATTCAAAGCAAAAGACGGGTAGTGTACGGTGATGCCCGCGATCCCGAATTATGGGAGAACATCAATCTTGAAAATATTAAAGCCATCATGCTGGCTATCCCAAATCCCGGCACTAAAGTGGAAGCCACAAAATTGCTCCGTCAATATGGTTATAATGGAGATGTAGTGGCCCTGACCATGCGAAGCGACGAACATAAAGCTCTTAGAGAAGCGGGAGCTACGGCGGTTTGTCTGCCGATGTCTCAGGCTGGGAAAAAGTTAGCTGAACTCAGCCTCGAAGAAGGCCCGTCAGAGAGCACTTCGCTTAACCTGACTTTTGACCGATGA